A window of Paremcibacter congregatus contains these coding sequences:
- a CDS encoding Crp/Fnr family transcriptional regulator gives MQRALAFDHLKSVMDAYYELTPATWARLQGICRLEQMEKNAHLLQIGDIPREFYFVCQGIFRAYALGGENFDKEITKNFFDEGRFPASVIALLRGEESRLAIQALEDSVVIRIDHDKYRGLLSECEDLKWYHILYLEKNWVMEKEPQELALLGSDSPQRYLEFIAQYPNILGRVRLHHIASRLGITPTQLSRIRKNFE, from the coding sequence GTGCAAAGAGCGCTCGCTTTTGATCATCTCAAATCCGTCATGGATGCCTATTATGAACTGACCCCCGCGACCTGGGCGCGGCTGCAGGGCATCTGCCGTCTGGAGCAGATGGAGAAGAATGCTCATCTGCTGCAAATCGGGGATATTCCGCGGGAATTTTATTTTGTCTGCCAGGGTATTTTTCGCGCCTATGCCCTGGGGGGAGAGAATTTTGACAAGGAGATCACCAAAAACTTTTTTGATGAAGGACGGTTCCCGGCAAGTGTAATCGCCTTGTTAAGGGGAGAAGAATCAAGGCTGGCCATTCAGGCTTTGGAAGACAGTGTTGTGATCCGTATTGATCATGATAAATATCGCGGCCTTCTTTCTGAATGTGAAGATTTGAAATGGTATCATATCCTTTATCTCGAGAAAAACTGGGTGATGGAGAAGGAACCGCAGGAACTGGCGTTGCTGGGCAGTGACAGTCCGCAACGCTATCTCGAGTTTATTGCTCAATATCCCAATATTCTGGGCCGGGTCAGGCTGCACCATATCGCTTCACGACTAGGGATTACACCGACACAGCTGAGCCGTATCCGCAAAAATTTCGAATAA
- a CDS encoding mechanosensitive ion channel family protein, translating to MDKETFNDFITLVTDVWEYGVFGIDIGKIMFALLVFFFFLFIRGLFSQFVVNRIKALTKKTKTEIDDMAIEALEHPLRFVPIVIGVFLATELLSLDETLQQGAYNLNRSLITFNIFWAIYKMVGPLSQTFGGLRGIFTESMIVWMIKALRALVFFMGAAAILEIWGIKVAPLIAGLGLFGVAVALGAQDLFKNLIAGLFIIGEKRFHPGDWVKVDGIVEGTVEEIGFRTTTIRQFDKAPVFVPNAKLSDNAVINFTRMTHRRIYWKIGLVYHTTIEQLKEIRQRIDDHVMNSADFAHPPEVPTFVRVDSFNDSSIDLMLYCFTKTTNWGEWLEIKEKLALEIKTVVEDAGSSFAFPSQSVYLESMPDSPENFPLPQKIEAT from the coding sequence ATGGATAAAGAGACATTTAACGATTTCATTACACTGGTTACTGATGTCTGGGAATATGGTGTCTTCGGTATCGACATCGGCAAAATTATGTTTGCCCTGTTGGTGTTTTTCTTTTTCCTGTTCATTCGGGGCCTGTTCAGTCAATTTGTCGTCAATCGCATCAAGGCACTGACCAAAAAAACCAAGACCGAAATTGATGACATGGCCATTGAAGCCCTGGAACACCCCTTGCGGTTTGTGCCCATCGTCATCGGAGTTTTCCTCGCCACGGAACTCCTGTCTCTGGATGAAACCCTCCAGCAAGGTGCCTATAACCTTAACCGTTCCCTCATCACCTTCAATATATTCTGGGCGATCTACAAAATGGTCGGCCCCCTGAGCCAGACATTTGGCGGTCTGCGTGGTATTTTCACCGAAAGCATGATTGTATGGATGATCAAGGCCCTGCGCGCCCTGGTATTCTTTATGGGCGCCGCCGCCATTCTGGAAATCTGGGGCATCAAAGTGGCCCCGCTGATCGCCGGCCTTGGCCTGTTTGGTGTCGCGGTTGCCCTTGGGGCACAGGATCTGTTTAAAAATCTGATCGCCGGTCTTTTCATCATTGGCGAAAAACGTTTCCATCCCGGTGACTGGGTAAAAGTGGACGGCATTGTCGAAGGCACTGTCGAGGAAATCGGCTTTCGCACCACCACCATACGACAGTTTGACAAAGCGCCGGTTTTCGTCCCCAACGCCAAGCTTTCAGACAATGCCGTCATCAATTTCACCCGCATGACCCACCGTCGGATTTACTGGAAAATCGGTCTGGTCTATCACACCACCATCGAACAGCTAAAGGAAATTCGCCAGAGAATAGATGATCATGTCATGAATAGTGCGGATTTTGCCCATCCGCCAGAAGTGCCCACCTTCGTCCGGGTAGACAGTTTTAACGACAGTTCCATTGATCTGATGCTCTATTGTTTCACCAAAACCACCAACTGGGGGGAATGGCTGGAAATCAAAGAAAAACTAGCTCTGGAAATCAAGACTGTAGTCGAAGACGCCGGCAGCAGTTTCGCCTTTCCAAGTCAATCTGTCTATCTGGAAAGTATGCCCGACAGCCCGGAAAACTTCCCCCTGCCACAAAAAATAGAAGCAACCTGA
- a CDS encoding DUF938 domain-containing protein, with protein MINPAHKKHAPATARNQAPILDVLKECLPDHGTILEIASGTGQHAPYFIAQLPGHYWQPSDPDKDNRNSISAWWWEKQFKNILPPLNISTDDDPWSVESQDLPLAITAIVCINMVHISPWTSTIGLFKGAARILPPKGILYLYGPYKIDGVHTAPSNELFDISLRDRNPEWGIRDLTEVQKLARDHGFSCVKTVDMPANNLSVIFKKD; from the coding sequence ATGATCAATCCAGCTCATAAAAAACATGCGCCAGCCACGGCCCGAAACCAAGCTCCCATCCTGGACGTTCTTAAGGAATGTTTGCCGGACCATGGGACTATTCTTGAAATTGCCAGCGGCACCGGTCAACATGCGCCCTATTTTATTGCTCAACTGCCCGGACATTACTGGCAGCCCAGTGATCCCGACAAAGACAACCGCAACAGCATCAGCGCCTGGTGGTGGGAAAAGCAATTCAAGAATATATTGCCCCCGCTCAATATTTCCACGGATGATGATCCCTGGTCAGTTGAAAGCCAGGATTTACCTTTGGCCATTACGGCGATTGTCTGCATCAATATGGTTCATATATCGCCCTGGACATCAACCATTGGCCTGTTCAAAGGCGCGGCGCGCATTCTGCCCCCGAAAGGGATATTATATCTCTATGGTCCCTACAAGATCGACGGCGTCCATACCGCACCAAGCAATGAACTTTTTGATATCAGCCTGAGAGACCGCAACCCGGAATGGGGCATCCGCGATCTTACCGAAGTCCAGAAACTCGCCCGGGACCATGGCTTCTCTTGCGTTAAAACCGTTGATATGCCCGCCAACAATCTTTCCGTTATTTTCAAGAAAGACTGA
- a CDS encoding carotenoid oxygenase family protein: MPQNTPPSPRSLFENLKREHPFEPVSVTGTIPAFLRGTLYRNGVGLFEQFGRRYTHVFEGDGAISAVRVEGGQSLAAVRLVESDGLKAEREAQRHLSGSAARWSTRIRANFTGRSKNNANTHVVSWQDRLFALMEGGKPTEINPDTLETIGESDLEGEIPGAFSAHPHRVESRKALYNFGLRYGKQTQIDLFTLPDTGPARRLGALPLDHPVMVHDFIASDNHLIFFIAPVSISIWRHMVGFGDFADKLKWSPALGTEVIIVPIDRPDQPIRFSVEAFFASHFAGAYEEDGHLIVDYIHYPDISLITVLEDGLGMTWTDKSRHVHGALHRAHINIAHRTFTTTPRWDGLCEFPRINPAREGRKYQVIWLQTACYIEDCLRSEISRIDENGGVITYTLPPGQFCSEPVPVMPLHSREDEGSILTLVYDCYDQKSHILILDATDLVEQARIQLSQVIPLTFHGSWVGETPPDPLRD, encoded by the coding sequence ATGCCCCAGAATACCCCGCCATCACCCCGGAGCTTGTTCGAAAATCTGAAACGGGAACATCCGTTCGAGCCCGTCTCCGTCACCGGAACAATACCGGCCTTTCTCAGAGGAACCCTCTATCGCAACGGCGTCGGCCTGTTTGAGCAATTTGGTCGCCGCTATACCCATGTCTTTGAGGGCGATGGCGCCATCAGCGCTGTCCGGGTCGAAGGCGGTCAATCGCTAGCCGCCGTCCGTCTCGTCGAAAGTGACGGCCTTAAGGCAGAGCGCGAAGCCCAACGCCATCTGAGTGGCTCGGCCGCGCGCTGGTCCACCCGCATCCGGGCGAACTTCACCGGCCGCAGTAAAAATAACGCCAACACGCATGTCGTCTCCTGGCAGGATCGCCTCTTCGCCCTGATGGAAGGCGGCAAACCGACAGAAATAAACCCGGATACGCTGGAGACAATCGGGGAAAGTGATCTTGAAGGTGAAATTCCTGGTGCTTTCTCCGCCCACCCCCACCGCGTGGAAAGCCGGAAAGCTCTTTATAACTTTGGCCTGCGTTATGGAAAACAGACCCAGATAGATCTTTTCACCCTCCCCGACACGGGACCCGCCAGAAGATTAGGCGCGCTGCCACTCGACCATCCGGTGATGGTGCATGATTTTATTGCGTCCGATAACCACCTGATCTTTTTCATTGCGCCGGTATCGATCAGTATCTGGCGCCATATGGTGGGGTTTGGCGATTTCGCCGACAAGCTGAAGTGGTCCCCCGCTCTCGGCACAGAAGTCATTATCGTGCCAATCGACAGACCGGACCAGCCAATACGTTTTTCTGTAGAAGCGTTTTTCGCCAGCCATTTTGCCGGCGCTTATGAAGAAGACGGTCATCTGATTGTCGACTATATTCACTACCCCGATATCAGTCTGATCACGGTTCTGGAAGATGGTCTTGGCATGACCTGGACGGACAAGTCACGCCATGTTCATGGCGCCCTGCATCGCGCCCATATCAACATCGCGCACCGGACGTTCACCACGACCCCCCGCTGGGACGGCTTGTGTGAATTTCCCCGCATCAATCCAGCCCGCGAAGGAAGGAAATACCAGGTAATCTGGCTGCAGACGGCCTGCTATATCGAGGACTGCCTGCGTTCTGAAATAAGTCGTATTGATGAAAATGGGGGGGTGATAACCTACACCCTGCCCCCTGGTCAGTTCTGTAGCGAACCGGTCCCGGTCATGCCCCTGCACTCTCGGGAGGATGAGGGATCAATTCTCACCCTGGTCTATGACTGTTATGACCAGAAATCCCATATCCTTATTCTTGATGCGACAGATCTCGTGGAACAGGCCCGGATACAGCTTTCCCAGGTCATCCCGCTGACTTTTCACGGCAGTTGGGTCGGAGAAACGCCCCCTGACCCGCTGCGTGATTAG
- a CDS encoding arylamine N-acetyltransferase family protein: protein MKTTTQTYLNGLDITLGPDQLTFLQNITAKHLSAYSFNNLAILLDPTGILSLNLDDLTHKIVTQGRGGYCFEHNKLLFDVLQDLGFEVRAKLARVVYGRDADVPRSHRVTLVTLAAETYLVDVGFGAYTPLVPMPLSGAEVTCVNGARYRVKALKQGEYQLEIVKDGAYFTLYHFDEGSYTESDFVVANYYTNCHPESKFVRELVMSRITKRETFLILQAMFSRITPAGRTDHVIADGQDLQRILKAYFDLDLESVDCDRLFSKTLVSLS, encoded by the coding sequence ATGAAGACGACAACACAAACCTATTTGAACGGTCTGGATATAACACTGGGACCGGATCAACTGACATTCCTACAGAATATTACCGCAAAGCATCTGTCGGCCTACAGCTTTAATAATCTGGCTATTTTACTTGATCCGACAGGAATTCTGTCTCTGAATCTGGATGATCTTACGCATAAAATTGTGACGCAGGGGCGCGGGGGGTATTGCTTTGAACATAACAAATTACTGTTTGATGTTTTGCAGGATCTGGGATTCGAGGTTCGGGCGAAACTCGCAAGAGTGGTGTACGGCCGGGATGCTGATGTCCCGCGCAGCCACCGGGTCACTTTGGTCACATTGGCGGCAGAGACATATCTGGTTGATGTTGGTTTTGGGGCCTATACCCCTTTGGTGCCCATGCCATTGAGCGGCGCGGAAGTCACCTGCGTCAACGGCGCACGATACCGGGTCAAGGCATTGAAACAGGGAGAATATCAGCTTGAGATCGTTAAGGACGGGGCTTATTTCACACTTTACCATTTTGATGAAGGAAGCTACACCGAAAGTGATTTTGTCGTGGCCAATTATTACACCAATTGTCACCCGGAATCGAAATTTGTCCGGGAATTGGTGATGTCCAGGATCACGAAAAGGGAAACCTTCCTTATTCTTCAGGCCATGTTTTCCCGGATTACACCGGCAGGCCGAACGGATCACGTAATAGCAGACGGACAGGACTTGCAGCGCATTCTGAAAGCTTATTTTGACCTTGATCTGGAGAGTGTGGACTGTGACCGGCTTTTCTCAAAAACGCTGGTCAGTCTTTCTTGA
- a CDS encoding DMT family transporter, with protein MNFITMISIALACGMGIALQSGMSGQLGRLLGNPMFATLVVFVVSATIMATVVLTTGVKLPSMMTLRAIPVYLWGAGSLLSAAALTGVYWLMPQMGVPGVMVGVLCGQLLISLLAGHYGWFDMPVVVVTPQKLVGAGLLVLGILLINVEVPG; from the coding sequence ATGAATTTTATCACCATGATATCAATTGCGCTGGCCTGTGGCATGGGCATAGCACTGCAAAGCGGGATGAGCGGACAATTGGGGCGCTTGCTCGGGAATCCGATGTTTGCCACCTTGGTGGTTTTTGTGGTCAGCGCTACGATTATGGCGACAGTGGTTTTGACAACGGGTGTCAAGTTGCCGTCGATGATGACCTTGCGGGCCATACCGGTTTATCTCTGGGGGGCGGGCAGCCTGCTTAGCGCGGCCGCCTTGACGGGGGTTTATTGGTTGATGCCACAGATGGGGGTGCCTGGCGTGATGGTGGGCGTACTCTGCGGGCAGTTGCTGATTTCCCTGTTGGCGGGACATTATGGCTGGTTTGATATGCCGGTGGTGGTGGTCACTCCGCAAAAACTTGTCGGCGCCGGTTTGTTGGTGCTCGGAATATTATTGATTAACGTTGAGGTGCCAGGATGA